CCTCGTCTACTGAACACATCTGAACCTTGCCGAATCTAATGAGTTTGCCATTTAAATTATGATACTAATAACTTTGCAATTTGATATGTCTCGAACTGCTACATGTAACTATGCGACATGGCAATAAAGTCTTCCAAACTAGTAATCACAGTCTAATTATGCCTTGTCATCAATGACTGAATACGAAAAGGGCAAATTGGATGTTAGATTTAAACCTTTAGGCAAACTGACAAGCAGAATGATACATTTTTACAAATCAAAAGGTGCCTTCGTCGCAAAACATGCTGTAATGGCTGGGTTGTAAATGACCATCATTCTCATCAAGCGAAATGAATAGGTTTTGAAAGCATTGGCTATTTGAGATAAAGGAGCACGAGAATCCCTGTCTTACCAGGCCTAACTGTCTTATTGGTTTCAAGACAGGCGAGTACATCGCGTCAACTGTGACATTTCATCAGTTCCGAGGCCCAGTTTTCTAACAAGTTTTGATACTAACGCTGGGGGCGTTAACTTAACGTGTATCGACTGAACTGAAAAAGAGACAAGCGCCTTTTTCAGTGATAAAACAACGCCAAGTATTTGCCAGCGTCAGAAGCTCCTTTCGAACACTAATGCCTTATTTAATTGCTCAACAGTTACTGCATGGTATGCGATTCTTGTGCTATATTTTTTGAGTCGTGATATCACGATGAATCCATGTAATGTTATTCGTTGCGTCTCCACAAAACGTGTTCCTATTTCTATTTCCCAGAGTCAAACATTTACTTtgaatcatcatatcattacaaATTTCTTTTTAATCTATGAACTCTTGATGATTTCGATTATTTTTATTGTTTTCTctgttgaaattttgaaatcactCTGAGCATGTGAATATGCCTAATTTTATTGGGGAAACATCGCAGGCGGAATGAGTCCTCTTTTTAATTCTGCCCGTCATACCCGTGCTGAGACTGTTGCTGATCCATTTTGTACGAAAATTGTTCCCTAATGAAATCAGTCTTGGCATGATGATAAAAGTGTTTCCGCTAGTGTTCAGGATATAATAAGCTCACGACTGAATTTTCTTGTGAAGGAGCATCTCAGAAATACCTCCGATAACTTAATCTCCTTAGTGTTCGATATGCTGTATGACGGTACAATAAGCGCAGTCCTATTTCTTTTAATATGAAATTCGTAGTCGTCTCTCGTTCTTTTTTCATCCGCATAgattttttccaaggttttagcTTTTGGCAATGTGGCTTGTCTGTCCGATCATGGCGTAAAGGAGCAGAAATACGTACTTGCCAGCTGATATAGGTCATCTGTCATGCTCCTGGTATAGTTCTGCTTCCATGCCTTTTTGCTGTTTTGTTGTTAAGTACATTTGGTAAAGGGTAACACTTTCTTTGTTATACATTATGATAGGCTATTCAATCATATTGATGCTGGCACCAGAAGTATGATTTTTGCATGGGATCGAGGCTGGGCATTTGTATGCTCATGTTATAAGAGTCACCTTAGAATGCTTTGAGAGACTCCCGTAGCGTTCTACATGAATGACTGTCAAACTGTTCTTGTCGCCCGGAACAAAAATGCCAGGGCGATAATCTCCCGTTTCTATGGAAACCGATAGTCGAACCCCAGGTTTTGTAGCTGCTGTTATGAATTATGTATGAAATCATACGCACCTTCGAGCGCGAATTATAATTTTTTATAGCTGGTGTTATTTCTTTATGTTTGCTTAGAGAAAAGAAGCACGGTTAATCGGTCACATAATTATTAAAGTGGACACAAACGGATTTGgctaaaaatattttgtttggaTTTATTGGTTTCAAGGAATGTTGTCAAAGGTCACAGTGGTCTTCATTCAGAAACACCAAATAAGCATTCCGTTTGCAAACTCTAACCGGAAATCGTTACTAGCTAAAAGTATGCGATAAGGGATCTTTGCTACCCTGATGCCCTCTCTAAACCACCTGAGTGGTCGGTATATTTTTACAGGATCCCCGTTTCCTTAACTAACAAACTGAATTGAGGCAATCTCTGTCTCCGTCTGTATACCCTTAGAGTAACTACGATAAACTCGGAACAGAATCAGAAAATTCATCAGCAATGATGCAGCTACTTTCAAATCTCATCAAATCACCACTGACTTTATTGATGTATGGCTTCCTTGGAGAGAACACCTACCAAACGAATCGGCAACTATCAAAGTCAAAACGAAATGATTAAACTCAGATCCGTCTGCTTCGAAGTCGAAGCAACATAAGACTATGTCCCTTTGGTCGAACGAAAGAAGCAAAATTAACGATTATCTGGAAAGGATTTAACATACATTTTTGTGGTGTATAAAGGTACAGTTCATTGTCAGTATCATTAGATGAGATTTAAACGCAGGGGATTTTCTTTAGTTCTTTCTGTTGGTACCAACTAAGGCAAAGAATATCTTGACTCATGATGCGTACACGAAACTTTGTTCATACTTTTCTTATTAAAAAATACCCTTCATTCCACAGGAAGATCTCCTACGCCATCCAGCCGAAGGAGATCGACTTTCGCCGGAAGAAGCGACTCCCGCAGATTGTGGGCCTGGCAGCATTCTTCATCATTGCCCTCGTTCTGACAGTTGGGCTCGTTTTCGGCATCGGTCCTTCTGACGGCTTCGGCAAGAACAACTCCACAcattatgatgatgaacaaCTCAAGGATGGCGAATGCGTTGGTCGGGAAGGCACGTTCCGTTTTGCGGCTGTGACTTCAGATGAACCAAGTTGTTCATCTTTGGGAGCGTGAGTTGTGTTTAAAACCTTATCGATCAATTACCCGAGTGAGCGATGATCTGACATCGTTGAACTAAACTTTACGGAAAAGAAAACACGTCAAAACTCAACTTCGTACCCGGTACTTCCATGTTCAGTCATTTTCCAGGCAGTATGATGAGCAATATCATTAAGATCATATCGTTCGTATATAATTCAAGTCTTCCATGTAGCCCTCCGTCTTTCCGTATACCCTTATTTTGCTATATGTATGGATTTTGATCAGCTGAATTTGATAGTCATTGAATTTTCATGGTGCTGTCGATTGGAAATGAATTCGGTCCAGCAATGTTTTTTttgccaagtacatgtactccttTTAGGAAACGTGGCAAACCTAAAAATGGACACTGCTACGCGATTTTTGGTGCACCACATTGTTTTTCTTGTTATTCCATATTCCATGAGTATCAGACATTTCGGAAAAagcaacatgcatgaaaaaattaCCGACATTCTTGTCTAGGACCATTTTAAATCGACCTTGGTGAGGAAAAGACAAAACTTGTCGAATATTACAGTGTTTTATTACAATCATACtgttttatgctgattccgccgaTTCCGCCAAATCGCCATGGCGGTAGACTATCAAGAAATTCTGCCCTCGGGACGATGGAGCTATTCCAGACTACACTAGTGATAAGTTACTGATGATATAGAACCTTGGTTACTGTCTTCCTTAATTGGTTTCATCTGACCCGATGTCATATCTCATGAATACTTGATTACAGGGAGATGCTGGGAAGATACCAAGGGACGGCTGTGGACGCTGCTATCGCGACGCTGTTGTGTGTGGGGGTGGTGCAACCCCACAGCATGGGGCTAGGAGGTGGATTCGTGATGACAATCTATGACAGGTATTATATATATCTCATATCCCTTAGTTGGTGTAACAGGAGTCATGGTCCCTATGGACTCTATGTCTTTCTAAATGATTATTAACGGAAAGGGCATGGCTACAAAGGCTGTTAcatttatcaaaacaaaaatcatATTCTAAGATGCTTTTTCTCTGGTCAACTGAGTACATGTAGTCGGTTTCGCTTTCggaattttttttgtatttccatTCATTTCATCGAATCGCTTGGAAGTGAATATTTGCATGTTACGTGTTTCAAAACACTCTTGATTAAAACTCACATCGATGTTTTAGTAGCCGAATAAAGGTTCGATATGTAGGTGCGTGTTCGTCATTCTTTTAGGTCAGTCATAGTAATCACGTTTCTAGAGAACAGCAAAAAGCTAATTAAAACTTGACACCTGATGAATTGACACCTACGGTCACTCAACGGTTTTCCGGTAAATCAGCCGCCATTTGTTGGTTCTGTAGAAAGATATCTTGCATTTTCGTATGTTTTCGCCAAGATTTTTAGAGTACAAAAAATTAATATGCTTTTATTGAAATTAGTTTTATATCCTGTAAACCTTCAGGCCAACCAAGAAAATATTTACACTGGATGCCCGAGAAACAGCGCCAGGCCAGGCCACTGAGGAGATGTTTGGCCGTAACAAGAGGGCTTCGAAGGAAGGTAAGATAGCATTTATGCCTGGGCGGCACCCTTAATGTTTGTTGGCTGCAAGAAAGGAGAAATGGAGAAGAAAATTCACTGGTGCGTTAGAGTTGAAATGCCCAACGCTAATACAATGCTTACTCTAGATGAGGTGTAGCCTGGTCACTTTTAGCTAAGGGTCCGTATTTTTTGTGACAGCCTCACTTATCACTCACTTGCCAGTGTATTTGTTGACAAGGTTCAAATTATCAGCATCAACCCGGCCGCGTTCAACTCCAACGTCAATACCAGAGAATTCTCCCCGAAGACCTTTAGCCAGCTAATTACCATATCATACGTTTTTTATGCGTGATGACAAGCGTGGTTGGCATTTAAAGGGCCAAAGCATCTTTCATTTATCACTTTTTAATTAGGTGTTTCTTGTTTCCGTAGAAGAAAACATGTTGACCTTTCTAAGGGTACTTGAAATATCTTTCCGAAATCTTCATCAAACTGACCTGTCTTGCACCGGATTTTAAATTCAAGCCCTTTGGCGGAACGGTGGACATAAGGGTCGAAAATGCCGATTGATCGATGACTTCAGCGAAGCCAACTTCTATTTCTCGGGCGGATTTCGCATAAAATGATTTCGAAGATTCTGGGATGCCCCATTAGCTTATTGAGAGCCCCAAACGACCCGAAACCCCTAAATATGGTGTGGGTTTTTTGCTTAGATTTTTGCTCGAAGGGTTCAACTTCCTAAAATCCCGTCATGACCATCTCTATTTGCAGGCGGCCTGTCAATTGGCGTCCCCGGTGAGCTCAAGGGATATTGGGAAGCCCATAAACGCTTCGGCCGCGTCCCTTGGTCCACACTCTTTAAACAGGCAATAGACCGATGCGAAAATGGCGTGAAGATATCCAAGACGCTTTATTCAgctatgaaattgaaagaatgtgCCATTAAGGAGGACGACGGTTTAAGGTCAGAAAAATTCATGCTAATTTCATGTGGGCTTTCAAACAAAATCATTCTTCGATTATGAACTATATACCTCACCCACTTCCATGACTTTCTTTCCTTGCCATGTCCTTCTGGCCTACTTTGGAAACATAAGAATTATCCTTGCGCTGTAGAAAGCCTTCAGCTGCAGAAAAAGGAAGCAGCGTTTATGTTAGGTACCAGATACAACGCTCATATTGAATTCTCTTCCCCGATAAGTGGAACTAATTCCTTCTGAAGGTGACCAAGTATCTTGTATGTGGCAGTGTACGGAATCAACAATAAATAAGGCGAGCGACTAAAGGATGTTTTGAGTTGAACCTGTTGTTTCGGGAGCAGTTAGTTGTTTTCATGTcataaaaaaacaggaaaaatatGAGATCTATGAAAATCTTATATGAGAGCGTCTATATTTACATCGTTCAACCCTGACGCTAGATAATAAATTGTCCTGTTTGCCTGACACCATTCTAAAGAGTCAGAAAAGTCCCTAATGTAAGAAAGCaaacatcaaaatatttttaaacaCGGCCAAAATTAAACCTAAATATAACGGTTTCAAAGCAATGTTTCGTTGAATTCTTTTTGTATGCAGTTTACATAGATGTGTCGGGTGATATTTTTAATCAGGGCAGATGTGGATTCAAAGATTGATATGCGACATGGCCACGTAAATTGGTATTTATATTTCTGATTCCTTTTACAAAACGCCTATGGTCATCTTCGTTGTAGGAAGGATTTCGTCGACCCAACAACAGGCGAGCTTCTTAGAGAAGGTGAAACGTTCACCAGAGCAACCCTGGGGCGGACCCTTCGCCTCGTATCCGAGCGTGGGGCAGAAATATTCTACAACGGCAGCCTGGCTAAAGATATCGTCATGGACGTCCAAGAAGCCGGTAACATGATGTGTTGTAAAAAGCCATTCGCCGCTTTCCAAAAGCATAACTGACCAGAAACTCAGTCCTCAAAAAGAGAAACTGATGTGGTTGGCTTTTTTAAATGTCTTTTTAAATGTTGCAGAATTTAGCGCTTCTTTTATATAATAAATCGACAAAAGGGGCAAATGTCTCCGCTTTGGAAATCTGGGATAGTTTACCAATTGCGTATAGCCGTCATTGTCAGGGTCGAGCGTTCTAATTACTTTGAATGGAGGTTGCACCAGGGAAGCACTATGATAGGTTTTGATGAATTGTGCCAATTTATTCCCGTGTGGCGTCTTGCCAATCTCCTGTCATGTACGGTAACATTTGTTCTCTTTTGGTCCGAGATAGATTGTTGTCCCACAAGTTGCCATGTGGAAATTCATACCTGTCAGAATATTAGCCCAGCTATGGTGTATGCTCTAATTTGATGGTTATCTTGAATATAAATTAAGAAAAACACTACGAAATATGGTGTTTATGAGAGTCACGTGACCATCAGACGTTGGAAAACGTAGGCTGAGCCCTTCGGGTGCTGAGAGTGACTGagatgtatttttttctttgctaGGTGGAATCATCACGGAATCGGACCTTGCTAACTACAAGGTCAAGTGGAGAGAACCAATCGAAGTGACCTTCAAGGACGGGACGCGCTTCCATTCCCTCCCTGCGCCCTCTAGCGGGCCAGTACTGGCCTTCATGCTTAACGTACTagatggtgagttatttttcttcCTGGTATTATAAAGTGATATTATGTATAAAATAGATTTAACAACAAAATAAGCGAAACGGTGGTTAGCAGCCATGACCTAAGTTAAAAATACTATACTCCTAGTCATACAATGGAGTACACGTACAACCAAACCTGAAGGAATTGCGTCAAAAAAGGGTTCAGGAGAGAGTTTGGGGTTCCTCCCGCAGAACATTTTGTAAGTTTCGATGCCGGATGTACGTTCCAATACCAGACGCGGTTATTGGTTTCATGGGAGGTGCGCCCTGGGAAATGTTGCTCTCAAACGAAAAGGTACTTGGAAGTAGAGACCGTTCtcttatgattatgattatatTAGCCTTATTGTATTTTCCTTTCCAGGCTATAACTTCTCAAGTAAAACTGCCGGGACCGTCGACAGCATTAGCCTGGCCTATCACCAAATGATAGAAACATTTAAGTTTGGCTATGCCCATAAACCGTTCTTGGGTGATAAAGATTTTGTTGATGTATCAAAGGTGAGTAAGCTCTTCTTATATTCAGTTCGACAGAAGTCTCAGAGTAAAAATTACGAATGGGTTTATCAGCAGCCCACAAGACTGCCTAATCTAGCGGTTAGAACTCCGGCCAATTTTACaatttgcaaattgcaaaagcAATCCGCGGCGCTGTTTTAAAGTCCTCAAAGGAGCATTCCCCATTCTAGGGGATCAGCATTACCTCAGCTCGAAAAGATGAAACACAACGGGTGGACAGTGGCCAATAAACTTTTAACCGGAAATAttcatttgtttacattttcagatAACAAGAAATCTTACGTCCCGACCTTACGCCAGTTATATCCGGAGTCTCATTCTGAATGACAAGACTCACGACATCACATATTACGGTCCACTGGTTGCCCCTGATGAAGACTCGGGGACAGGAGGAATGACTGTATTATCACCAACAGGGGACGCTGTGGCGGTGTCCAGCACCATCAACATGTAGTAAGTACCCCTCGTGGTCTCCTTTTATGAGTTAAGCAACCAATGGTTGTGGGTTTTTTCGTCTTCAGCGTTCGTTCTGCACGTGGATGTGTCATTCTCCAGAGAGCTATTTCTCCTCCATGTCGGGCTGAGTGATTTTGCATGGCACTATAACGATGTGACAATTGCACGGAGTAACTGCATAGTTACTCCGCCGGCCAGAGCGACAGAGTCGATCAGATGCAAGCGACTGTTCACTTGGATGGAGtcatttacaaatacatgttgaCCTTTCATTGGAGATTGAATTTCCACTGACATTGACCATTGTGATGAAGAATCAGATTGTGTTTCTTGAAACACAAATCGGACCAAACGTTTTGTCGCAAAAGCAATTTGCTTTATtctctttttcagttttggatcTCAGGTGCTAGGGACAAGATCGGGAATTATCTTCAACAATGTCATGAATGACTTCAGTAAGCCGGGTATCTCCAATGTCTACAATATCCCCCAATCGGACCTCAACTACATCAAGCCGGGAAAACGGCCGGTTACATCAATGAGTCCGGCAATCTTTTTAGACAAAAATGGTGACATCAAGTTGTTGGTAACTGGAGCCGGGGGCAATAGAGTTTTATCATCTTTAGCATACGTAAGTTAAGACATATAGCGTGTCGGTATAGTGGCATGCTAAAATCGTTTCAGCCTATGATATATCCATGCAAGGCTTGATGGTTGTCCTCTTAGACTAAGAATATGGCGGAATATTTGTCTGTGACGCATCGGTAGCAGATCAGTAGTGTTGATATAGCGTGTCATGTCGGGGAGCCGGTGGATCATCCCACTTCCTCATTTCTCCACGTACAAAGTCCCCGATTACCTGACAGAAAGGTAGCAACCAATTCCAATCATTGTATTCTTTTACTGATTAGAAAGCCCCGGGTGACAGACACCCTAACAAGAAACCTGAACGCAGATACCAGTATAAACAAAGGTTACGAGGAAGAAAAAACTACGAAAACGAAGACCGTGCTTTGAACAAAACGACGATATCTATACAAGGATTTCATCGAGGTTTTTCAATTCATCTCATCATGCACAGGACTTTGTTTTTCAGGTGGCAAGTCGTGTTTTATGGTTTCACGAGTCGCTTCAAAAGGCCATCTCTTCTCCAAGAATTCATGACCAGTGGATACCCCCTAACACAAACTacgaaaaatattttccttcGGTGAGTAAAATCAAGTTGATACAATGTACTAGACGTGAGATTATCAACAAGATTTATGGGTGATGCTGATAAATTTGTAGAAAACGTGACATGCCAAGTTGTTCCACCATTTGAGTGAGCCCCAGTTGATGTTATTGTGTCAGTCTTTTTGCATGATGAAGTTGACCCTGACTATTTTCTTTATAGTGCACCAGTGAACAAGATTATGTCAGCCAAGGTtacattgccccccccccccctcgctcGATTGAATGAAAAATATTGGTGAAAGATTCTACGATTAAGTCACCTCGTCTTCGCTGGAATCGCAACGCCATCTAAGCTTTCAAACAGTCATTGGGATGGTTACCTTGCATTCGCAATGTTCTGACATCAGAACATCACGAAGCTAACCCATTTAACAGTCTTAATGATGCAATTTTCTTGCGATTTCAGCGATGTATATCCATCCTGAAAACAAAAGGACACACAATGACATTATCAAAGGCGCCGTCAATAGTGCAGGCGATCTCAAGGCAAGGGGATATGATCAGCTCTTATGCTGATCAAAGGAACGGTGGCTGTGTTGACGGTTATTGAGGTAGCGCAAGCAATCTGACGGGAATTTAAAAAAACCGTTGGCAATTGTTGAAATAGTCCAGGTGCATGCCAGTGGGTATCTCAAGATAGGGGATGCTGACAAAAGGAACTGTGGCTGCATCGACGGTTATTACTGAACtttcagcggtattgcctccgtagcctctcTTAACaggcgttgtctggaagctgagcattGTCAATACAAGAGGGTCAAGATGCGGTTATTGAGATAGTGCTAACAATCTGACGGGAAGATGGTGTATCCTTTATACTGCTCATAAAAAAAGCGTTGACAATTGTTTACATGATCCAAATCCGAGCATCACAGGACGGGGATGCTGAGAAAAGGAATGGGGGCTGTCTCGATGGTTTACaccccggacgcagtggactgactgactgaggaaggacgatcaggatgacgaatggACTGCATCCGAGTCTACGATGTTAGGCCTCTAATGAGATAGTGGCAGGTAATTTTAAGGCAGGGGGTATGATCTGATATGCTGGTCAGAGGCTACGCCGATAGTTAGTTGAACTGCCGGGTTGAAATTAGAAAACACAATCGCGAAGCAAGGCAATGGTCTACTCTTACGCTGACATTCGGACTATAGTGGCTGCGGTGACCTTTGACATAGATAGCAGGCAATCCTATAGTAAGCGTTGTCCCTAAATTTCGAACATCCCTGAAGAAGGTACTTCGACGGTTTTGGTAGACTGATTATTTTAAGCATTATGTTTTTGTTTCAAGTGTAACCATATGtatattttaaagatttttacTGTTGTCATGCCAATTATTCAGATGTTATACCTTGTGTCTTTCATCGTTAACTACATTATAAACCTAAAAAGAGTAGAGTACACAAATCCCGATGTTTTTTAGTCGAGAGCACGTGAGCTCTTACAAGAACTTAGCTCATTGTGTGCCATTTGTAACGTTGGAGGAAACCGGGCAACCCGGACGACACCTACGCTGTTGAAGTGAATTACCCACCCTATCACATGAGTATACCTGAACCGACCGATACTCGGAGGTGACTGACGCcgatgttttcatgttttgaacTTGCGACAGCTTTTCATGATTCAATATGTGCTGAATGTGTTTGATCAGGGATGTGTTATAAAGAACATCCCTGTTCTGATTTCATATATCATATACATCTATTCATGTTCAGTGAGGTAATGTGAAGTGTGCgcatgtatgtatatacattATGTATTTTTCTATTTGTAGTGCTCATTTTTGCACTTTGTTGACAAACGTGTTTTTCATCAAGAATAAATTAAATGATTTTGAACATTGTTTGGCGTAGTTATTCTTTAACCTATAAAGGAATTCAATATGATGTCATTAATATTTAACAATAAATTCGACAACGATTGTTTTACTATAAACGGTTGGATGAATTACCAACCGATAGACACATGGTGCCTCTGAATGAGATATGCAATTGATCACAACACAGTAACGGAGATACCTTTATATATCGCGTGTTCGAGGAGTAACCGGAAGGGGGTGTGTAAGGAGAAGGTTAAACATAATAGCAAATACGCCTTCGAATTAAAAGGAAAGGAGCAGGTGTTAAAGGTGTTAAATGCCACCACCCCGTCCGGTTATTTTGGTAAAGGGTTGGTATGGTGCTGCTTCGGTGTACAGTCGATGATATCCCCTTGGAAGTGAAAACTGCCCGGCCCTTCCGGtcttctgacggattatggtattaGGGAAGTCAATGCATTGCAGGCAACCTCGTATACGCTCTGGCACTCACTATACCCCCACCCTTCTCTCCTCGGTGCATAGACTCactgggcagtccattgcgtcatcctaattgaatCTCCTTAGAGTGATCGACGATGCCGatccaatgcgtccggagtgtaggcctactcgGTGCATGGCGTAGGCTACTTATGAACGCGCCGCACGATGTCGTTCAGTAGAGACCATGACCGCCAATGCCTCAGGTTTTCCGgacatttgaaaattttacACCGgcggacccccccccccccccccttctattGTCGCCCTATCAGATGATAAAACCCCAACAGTAAAAATAAAGGCTCTCTCAGTCAAACTCTCATCGTACCCTGTCTTGCTCAAATTAGAATATTAAAAGGATGTCgggaacgactttagaattcccgatcggaagtataggtctaaggcgcgaatgaataccgaataatgaacaagtagcctaaccctaaccctaaccctttaaaccgattcacaacttatatagtgcggaggaacatccgatcggtaattctaaagtttagccggaTGTCGATATATCAATGGTCGTGCGCGACGCGCAGTAGACATTTTCCTCAATTTTCCACAGTTTTATTTTGAAACACCCAGTAGCCTACACGCAAAAATTCCTCATTGCGTATTCGGCGCTCCATCGATATAACTGTGTTAACGTCGGAGTCCTAACTAAAGTTGATTTTTGCAGGTATGTGGTCGTTTTCATCCACTAAATTAGTGTCTGGATAGTTTTACTAACAATATAGCTTCTCTTTTACTGTATATTTGTTATCATAAGTTTTAAACTGTGCACCAGGGCGACAGTCGAGTTAACCGATTTCCCCACTTTTCTTTGTTGAGCTTGAGCTGAATCTATCAATACATGGAGTACTGTAGGAGGCGCCCTACTGGACTGTATGTATAAAGTTGACTCGGTGTGTTATCAAAAATGATTGCCAGATGCCTAACtgccatgccgatccaccgtcgtcaTGCGTATATATCCGTCCTTCTCACCGCCGGTAActccctgatcggccgtcagaagggctgttca
This is a stretch of genomic DNA from Lineus longissimus chromosome 2, tnLinLong1.2, whole genome shotgun sequence. It encodes these proteins:
- the LOC135482823 gene encoding glutathione hydrolase 1 proenzyme-like isoform X5, with translation MKRPYETPRRKISYAIQPKEIDFRRKKRLPQIVGLAAFFIIALVLTVGLVFGIGPSDGFGKNNSTHYDDEQLKDGECVGREGTFRFAAVTSDEPSCSSLGAEMLGRYQGTAVDAAIATLLCVGVVQPHSMGLGGGFVMTIYDRPTKKIFTLDARETAPGQATEEMFGRNKRASKEGGLSIGVPGELKGYWEAHKRFGRVPWSTLFKQAIDRCENGVKISKTLYSAMKLKECAIKEDDGLRKDFVDPTTGELLREGETFTRATLGRTLRLVSERGAEIFYNGSLAKDIVMDVQEAGGIITESDLANYKVKWREPIEVTFKDGTRFHSLPAPSSGPVLAFMLNVLDGYNFSSKTAGTVDSISLAYHQMIETFKFGYAHKPFLGDKDFVDVSKITRNLTSRPYASYIRSLILNDKTHDITYYGPLVAPDEDSGTGGMTVLSPTGDAVAVSSTINMYFGSQVLGTRSGIIFNNVMNDFSKPGISNVYNIPQSDLNYIKPGKRPVTSMSPAIFLDKNGDIKLLVTGAGGNRVLSSLAYVASRVLWFHESLQKAISSPRIHDQWIPPNTNYEKYFPSRCISILKTKGHTMTLSKAPSIVQAISRQGDMISSYADQRNGGCVDGY
- the LOC135482823 gene encoding glutathione hydrolase 1 proenzyme-like isoform X2; protein product: MADIYVREMTGDFDLYPAGPPRRKISYAIQPKEIDFRRKKRLPQIVGLAAFFIIALVLTVGLVFGIGPSDGFGKNNSTHYDDEQLKDGECVGREGTFRFAAVTSDEPSCSSLGAEMLGRYQGTAVDAAIATLLCVGVVQPHSMGLGGGFVMTIYDRPTKKIFTLDARETAPGQATEEMFGRNKRASKEGGLSIGVPGELKGYWEAHKRFGRVPWSTLFKQAIDRCENGVKISKTLYSAMKLKECAIKEDDGLRKDFVDPTTGELLREGETFTRATLGRTLRLVSERGAEIFYNGSLAKDIVMDVQEAGGIITESDLANYKVKWREPIEVTFKDGTRFHSLPAPSSGPVLAFMLNVLDGYNFSSKTAGTVDSISLAYHQMIETFKFGYAHKPFLGDKDFVDVSKITRNLTSRPYASYIRSLILNDKTHDITYYGPLVAPDEDSGTGGMTVLSPTGDAVAVSSTINMYFGSQVLGTRSGIIFNNVMNDFSKPGISNVYNIPQSDLNYIKPGKRPVTSMSPAIFLDKNGDIKLLVTGAGGNRVLSSLAYVASRVLWFHESLQKAISSPRIHDQWIPPNTNYEKYFPSRCISILKTKGHTMTLSKAPSIVQAISRQGDMISSYADQRNGGCVDGY
- the LOC135482823 gene encoding glutathione hydrolase 1 proenzyme-like isoform X3, translating into MTTYMSYMQWEKLKISYAIQPKEIDFRRKKRLPQIVGLAAFFIIALVLTVGLVFGIGPSDGFGKNNSTHYDDEQLKDGECVGREGTFRFAAVTSDEPSCSSLGAEMLGRYQGTAVDAAIATLLCVGVVQPHSMGLGGGFVMTIYDRPTKKIFTLDARETAPGQATEEMFGRNKRASKEGGLSIGVPGELKGYWEAHKRFGRVPWSTLFKQAIDRCENGVKISKTLYSAMKLKECAIKEDDGLRKDFVDPTTGELLREGETFTRATLGRTLRLVSERGAEIFYNGSLAKDIVMDVQEAGGIITESDLANYKVKWREPIEVTFKDGTRFHSLPAPSSGPVLAFMLNVLDGYNFSSKTAGTVDSISLAYHQMIETFKFGYAHKPFLGDKDFVDVSKITRNLTSRPYASYIRSLILNDKTHDITYYGPLVAPDEDSGTGGMTVLSPTGDAVAVSSTINMYFGSQVLGTRSGIIFNNVMNDFSKPGISNVYNIPQSDLNYIKPGKRPVTSMSPAIFLDKNGDIKLLVTGAGGNRVLSSLAYVASRVLWFHESLQKAISSPRIHDQWIPPNTNYEKYFPSRCISILKTKGHTMTLSKAPSIVQAISRQGDMISSYADQRNGGCVDGY
- the LOC135482823 gene encoding glutathione hydrolase 1 proenzyme-like isoform X4, encoding MSDVMETYDIDEKISYAIQPKEIDFRRKKRLPQIVGLAAFFIIALVLTVGLVFGIGPSDGFGKNNSTHYDDEQLKDGECVGREGTFRFAAVTSDEPSCSSLGAEMLGRYQGTAVDAAIATLLCVGVVQPHSMGLGGGFVMTIYDRPTKKIFTLDARETAPGQATEEMFGRNKRASKEGGLSIGVPGELKGYWEAHKRFGRVPWSTLFKQAIDRCENGVKISKTLYSAMKLKECAIKEDDGLRKDFVDPTTGELLREGETFTRATLGRTLRLVSERGAEIFYNGSLAKDIVMDVQEAGGIITESDLANYKVKWREPIEVTFKDGTRFHSLPAPSSGPVLAFMLNVLDGYNFSSKTAGTVDSISLAYHQMIETFKFGYAHKPFLGDKDFVDVSKITRNLTSRPYASYIRSLILNDKTHDITYYGPLVAPDEDSGTGGMTVLSPTGDAVAVSSTINMYFGSQVLGTRSGIIFNNVMNDFSKPGISNVYNIPQSDLNYIKPGKRPVTSMSPAIFLDKNGDIKLLVTGAGGNRVLSSLAYVASRVLWFHESLQKAISSPRIHDQWIPPNTNYEKYFPSRCISILKTKGHTMTLSKAPSIVQAISRQGDMISSYADQRNGGCVDGY